In Etheostoma cragini isolate CJK2018 chromosome 15, CSU_Ecrag_1.0, whole genome shotgun sequence, the DNA window GACTAGATACAATAAAACCtgtaatattattcatttaactTGATATCCTCACATAATGGTCAAATGTTGCTTTACATGAATTCTTCACACTGCTAGGAATGCAACTGAGAGGCTGAAATACTGATTCACTTCCTTTCAATTGAATTTATCTTGTTTTGCCTGAAAACATTCTTTACAatcaattcatttaaatgtgcttATGAGAATATGCCTTATTTAAAGGTATTTAAGAAGTTATTGTAGGCCAAAGGACCTGTCATGCTAAGAATGTCTTATATTATCTTATATTTTAATAAGAGATAAATCAACATAGGGTCACTTATCAACATATGTTATATTCTTTTTTAGATAGAAACAAAGCTTTAGAATGTAAACTCAGTTTGTAAAACTGGTGGAAGTTAAAAATGCCTTTTGGGCGAACGTCCCAACTTATTACAAATGAGAGACTTTTCTTTGGattcatttctgtaaatgtccaGCTGGGCGTGTTTGTCGACCCAGCTTTGAATTTCATTCAGTATGTAGTGAAGCTTGGTTAAACTGTAAACATGGATGTGTGTACGTGATTGCATTGTGCACCTGTCCACACCTGCGTGTACTGTAAACACAGAGACGTTGAACAGATGGGGTCCACATGGTGGAGCAGACAAAAGACCCTCATTGATTATATTCTCGATTCAAGTTCAACGACagcatttgatttgtttgaacTTCACTAGAAATTTAATTTGCCTAATATTTaggaaaaaatggaagaaaatagTGGACCTCAGTCTGTACTCAGTGTTTCAGATTTCTTACAATCCGGAGACACTGTCTCTTTAAAGCACCGAGGGAGGCGTGTAGGACGTTGAGCGAGAGGTGGTGCGCGTTGAAGGTGTGCGTTCAATGTCTTATGAATGACAGCCGCTTGTTCAGGTTATGTCACATTGTGGCAGTGCAGTACACTTGATGAACAAAGTGAGTTAAGGGTAAAGGCAGGACAGAGGGGGAGGGTCGCTGACTGAGATGTGCCCCGACGGCTGGTTTTACGCAGAGAGGAGCACAGCGCACGGTTGTGTTTTCTGCTTGGTTAGCAAACAGTCCTCGTAGTCTGTAGTCTAGTCAACTTCGTGGATTTGTGTTGGCGTCAAACATTCACCCAGTGAGGGAAATTCAACCTGATCAGCTGAGAAGTGGACTGAGATTCTAGAGGaatgtgttttactttaaagtagGCCAGCTCCACCTGTATCTGCTACGTCTGGACTTCTTTTTACCTCAAAGTGCCAAACTaaactttaattaaaacttTTCCTGCGCATGATGTACACAATTACAAGAGGTCCCAGCAAACTGGTCACCCAGCGACGGACAGGTAAGATCCTGGTCTGTGACTCAAACACGCAGCTATCAGAGATCCAGCAGACGTACACTCTTACtttcaacttttctttcttaaagtaaaatgtaaactttCTGTTATTTAGGGCCTACTCAGCAGCTCGACAACCAAATAAACGACTTCAAGCACAAACAAACTTCCTGGAGTATGCCTGAGTAAGTTTTGGGGAGAGACCAAATGCTCTCAGTAGTGCGTCTGTTTGATTAGTTGTGCTGGTTAAAACATGTTAGTGAATGACAGCTGTGGACGTCATCAGCTTGAGACAGACAGCCCTTCCTCATCTGCCTGAATGATTTATAACAGGGGGCGTTTCTccatgggcgtttctcaatgggcgtttctcaataccaagtaagcaaagaacggacttgtgttcttggggagaccgtacttgctagctctACCTNNNNNNNNNNNNNNNNNNNNNNNNNNNNNNNNNNNNNNNNNNNNNNNNNNNNNNNNNNNNNNNNNNNNNNNNNNNNNNNNNNNNNNNNNNNNNNNNNNNNtgtgtgtgtgtgtgtgtgtgtgtgtgtgtgtgtgtgtgtgtgtgtgtgtgtgtgtgtgtgtgagagagactgaCCTTGTGGGAAGTCAAGGTGGCACGTTGTCCTTCATTCAGCTGTTCTCTGACTCCCACACAATCACCCACGCTTGAATTTCAGCCCAAGGGctaaaatttatatttatatgtagcATTTGCTGAAAACATCAGACTGCTTTGTGTCACgttgtttatctttttatatGCATCAGCCTTCCTGCACCCAAGATAGTTTTCAACCGTCCAAACGGGAGAAAGTACCACCACCCTGCTCCGGCTCTCCCTGCAGACAACCAGCAGGAAGAGAGCTTCACGCCCGCGCACAAGGAAAACGTCAAATTTGTCTATGATGGTGAGGAAATTAATCTTACTATTTAGACAGTCCAACTGGAAATACAAGAAGCTGCTTTAACAGTCTCAGTGGATCCAGTCTCCTGTCCCTCGTTGGCTGTTTTGTAAATGACATTGTTTTGCAATAAAGCTGTTAAAATGACATGCCAAcctgcctcccccccccccccccccccccccccccccccccccccccctcccccaggcctctcccacacacacagctgctcgGACACTGATAGCCGTGATAGGCACCTAGCCAAAAAAtgctctcacactcacacatcatGCTCCTCATACCCCATGCTCGCACGTGCTGAAGTACACAGCATGTCAGCATTTTGGGCTTTTAACTTAGTGCCCGCCAGCCACTCAGGGAAAAGAGTCTTGTTGTCTAAATTTTGGGAAAGGCAACGAAGCTGTCTGCCAGAATGAAGGTTTTTGTTGGGTCTGTGATGAAACCCTAAGCAGTGACCTAgtttttgaagtgtgtgtgcttctttttcaacattcacaGTCAAATACAGTGGCTTGGCTTTTCTTACTCTCTGTGTCCTGTTAGTTGCTGGCGTTAAAGCTCCGTGACAGAAGCTCATAAACAACTCTAGTAACCTTGTTGTTGAGTGAACAAGGACACAAAGAAGGCCCGACTCCCCTTTTGTTCAGGGTTGATTTAAACTGTCACTCTCTGAATTACCCCAATACATGATATAAAGAAGCTTAACCATTTTAGTTTTCAATCATGACCAAAATGCAGctaccacacatacacacacataccctcACACACTAGTCAACATGCTGCATTATTTGAAATAGTGTATCTTTTAAGCATTTTCCCTAGTGAACTTTACTCCTTTGACGCTGTAAGTGTGACACTAGGGTGCAGAAGATTCTAACTTGGACAAGAATGTTATGTGCTATTATTACACACTAATTAAATTCTTAATACCATGTCCTTGGGTTTAGATTATCATAAATTATTATACTTCTTTTGATTTAGTTGTGCCAACTGTGTGATCTGTTGATAGATCAGAGATGtagtaaaacaaattatagaCATAAAGTTAAGCTGCGGCTAATGTCTATTTTAGCTACAATCATTGCATAATCaattaatgtactttttaatgattatctttgattaattaattaattaattacacgATTAGTGGCCTATAAATAAACATTGAAAACTACAACTTTCTAGTGGAGGAGGTGTTTTCTTCACTTGACTTCCTTATTTGCGTGGCTACCTAAACATAACTGTATAGAAGCTTGTAAATATTAGTAGATGTACTGACtgagttgttgtgttttcagcctGGCAGGAGATGGTGCAGCAGGAGGGGGGGTCAAAGGAGACCCAGGGAGCAGTCCACTATGAAGAACCTACTCCTAACCCACACGTGCACAGTGAGTAcagcttctcctcctcctcaagcTTTGGTTATACTTGTGCGCACCATCTACgtttaatattttaacttttgacaATCACAACAGACTTTGTGCAAATGATTCACACCCAGGGCACATCGGCCTTGGAGAACTTGTTGCAACCTAGCAACGGAAACAAACAGTCCAAGGCGGTCGCAGGACCCATACAGGTCTACAGAGCTGGCCTTGTTCAGGCTATTGAAAAAATCTACCAGATAAATACACATAACTTATAGTTATTTCCCAGTTGTGTCGAAAGGCTTTGTGGTCCGAATGGAAGCCTCTCACGGTCCGATTTTGGACCGGAGTCCGCCAGTTGGTGACCTGTAACatatagtatgttgcaaaaaaaagggattaaaaagtcatagtatttgtgcgtcgaaaaagtgatttaaaaaaaccaaTATCTatatcatagtatagaataTCTTTGTCTGGGAAGCACACCTTTAAGAAGGCTGTCTGTGCTGCTACACGTGGGTCACATGTCTTTTAAATTTTCTATTATTAAATAGCcagtaaaatcttttttaataattgtgaAGAAGAGTACCTTTgagttcctttttttctatactTAATTGAATTCCTGGCCCCAAAGAGCCCCTTCAAACATCTGACTGAACTAAGCAGAAGTGATAGTATATAATGTCGAAAAAAAGGATGTCGTAAAAAATCttgttgtgttgaaaaaaagtgattaaaaaaagacatggtatagtgttgaaaaactgaaaaaaaaagtcatagtatgttgaaaaaaagtcatagtataaaaagtgatgaactcatagtatagtatgtagaaaaaaaagtaatagtataaaaAAGTgggagtatagtatgtcgatgaAAGTCATATTTAGccgtatgtcataaaaagtgagagtagtgatttaaaaaaaaaaaaacatggtatagtgtcgaaaaaagtgataaagccATTGAataaagtatgttaaaaaaagttatggttTGAAAGTGATgaagttatagtataatatgtcaaaagtcacagtacagtatgttgaaaaaaggcataggatagtatttcataaaaagtgataaagtcgtagtatagtatgttgaaaaaagtaataatgtcattgtatagtgtgtaggaaaaagtgtttaaaaagtcatactaccatatgttgaacaaagtcatagtatagtatgtcaaaaaaaaagataaattcatagtatagtatatcgaaaaacgtcatagtataaagAAGTcttattgtatgttgaaaaaaatcacagtgtgtcgaaaaaagtaataaagtcatagtatagtatgtggaaaaaatgtcatagtataaaaaGGTGATGAagtcatagtactgtatgttgaacaaagttagaatatattatgttaaaaaaagtcagtatagtatgtaaaaaaaacaaaaagtgatagtcatagtatgttgaaaaaaggtcatagtattgtatgtcaaaaaaagtcatatagttggtaaaataaataataacgtatggtgaaaaaaaagtcatagtatgtaaaaaaaattcaaggtatagtatgttgaaaaaagtcataggatagtatgttaaaaaatagtcatagtatgtaaaaaaaaaaaaaaaaaaaaagccatagtggttgtatgtttaaaaaaagtcttagtatgtgaaaaaaagtcaaggtatagtacagtatttttgaaaaaagtgataaaaagtcatagtattgtatgttgacaaaaggtcatagtattgtatgttgaaaaaaggtaatagttttgtaaaataaattataacttCATAGTATAAAAAAATGTCGTagtataaaaaagtgataaagtcatactactgtatgttgaacaaagttagaatatagtatgttcaaaaaagtcagtatagtatgcaaaaaaaaaaaagtgatagtcatagtatgttgaaaaaaggtcatagtattgtatgttgaaaaaagttctATACTATGTAAAATGaattataaagtcatagtatagtatgtaaaaaaagtcaaggtatagtatgttgaaaaacgtgaaaacatggtattgtatgttaaaaaagtcataggatagtatgttgaaaaatagtcatagtatatgaaaaaataaaaagccatagtggtagtatgtttaaaaaaaagtcttaatatgtggaaaaaaaagtcaaggtatagtacagtatttttttaaaaagtgataaaaagtcatagtatagtatgttgaaaaaaggtcatagtattgtagGTTGAAAAAAGCTCataatgttgtaaaataaattagaacgtcatagtatggtgaaaaaaaagtcatagtatgtaaaaaNNNNNNNNNNNNNNNNNNNNNNNNNNNNNNNNNNNNNNNNNNNNNNNNNNNNNNNNNNNNNNNNNNNNNNNNNNNNNNNNNNNNNNNNNNNNNNNNNNNNACCAATTCTTTTAGCCACGAATTTATATTAACGTCGTGTTGCAGTTCCTCACTGTCACCACGCGAGGGCGGTAAACACCGTCAACTAGGGTTAACACTAAAACCCTTAAAAAATACCGTGGCTCTTTATTTCAACACTAAAGTACCAGAGAAAGGACTCCTGATCGAGCTATGGTAATGTCTATCAGTTATTTCTCCTGAACTAagataaataattgttttccccatacaaataaaaacagttggTGCCCATTATAGTGTCGTATTTCTATGACAAGCATAGAATAGCAATGTTTTAGGTTGTAttgacacacaaacaggctTTTAATCTGATCTCATGGCATATCATCTTTTAAATtcctttcttcctgtttttttcagactttgtgCCCATAGATCTTGATGAATGGTGGGCCAAGCGTTTCCTAGCCAATATAGACAAGTTATCCTGAACCTTCTGGGATTTATGGATCTTGACGGATCATCAGGTGAGACCTGAAGCAGGACGGctcacagaggagaggaggccTGGGCTTGAGGTGTGATGGGTTGAAATGCCCTGATGTGGTTCAAAATGGACGGACAGCGCTGGGACGCTTACATAAAAACCAGAGAATCACTTCACTTGAACTCTAGCCAGCTGACTGCGACAGACTGCACACTTGAGGACGCCATCCTGGAGTTGAGGTTTCTCTCATCTTTCTACCCTCACAATAGAAATGTCATGTGACTTGcattaaaatcatattttcaaGCTCTTTTGGAATCTTGTTTACTCACCTTATTAGCAATACACACAGGACACCAACAGCTccataaataattattttaaatccattttattaGTATCAATGATACCTGTGGAGAATCCATGTTTGACCACTGACAGATGACAAGTCACATACACAATCTAccagttctttttttcatttgaccCAGTTCAAAAACTAATCAAATGAACTATTCCCACATTAGATATTCCACTTCTTATGAAttgcaaaacataaaatgtgaaaaaagctgAACAATGAGGGATTTTGAGGGAAAAAGAACATGGGCATATTAAAAAAGCACATCAACAGCTCCATTTAGCAGTGATAACATCTTGCATTTCTAATGAAACCTCTTCAAATCTTTTATGCACACTTTCGAATAAAACTTTTAGcatgacaaacattttaatatatctCTTCTTACTTTCCCAACTTCATCTCTACATTGTGTGCATCCATATTATTGAAGGTGTGGACAAGCCTGAAGAAATAGTGCTGCACATAGAGCATAAAGACATACACAGGTTTACAAAGTTTTCAGCAGTTAATGGTCactccatctgagctttaaacGTCTTTACGAGTACTCTAGAGGGGGGGAAATGTCATTATATGATTGCAGGCCTGTATTTCTCTACAAAAACTGCAGTTCTCCAGCTGTGTACACCCTTCAGAAGCTGTAAATGCATCGAAACCAAGTCAGTCTGCATCGTTCATGTCTGTAATCCGCTCTCAGTGCTTCTCCAGAGCTTTAGTCAGCAGGTCGTTAAGGCGGGAAATCATCGGTCGGGGATCGTCGTTCAGGCCTGCTGTGATCATGGCGTTATCATAGATCTGCAAAATATAGATAAAGAGAAATAATGGTGTGAAACTGCACGGATAATACTTCAAGCCAATTAGCAAATCACTTTAAGAGACAAAAATATCCCACACAAAGTTGATTATGTGCTGCCGCAACAGAGACTGGGGGAAATGACTAATTCTTAACCAGCCGTTAATTACCTATCAGACAATTTTAATGTCATAAATTGTTTCTTCTGAGAGTTATTGTTCACTTCTACTCTGAGTGCTGTGAAGCTGTTGTCAATAACTTGAGACTTCCTGCATatgtttcaaagtaaaagtctaCAAGGAGCAGGAGGGATTATGTCCTTGTGAGCAGGGGAGATGCTTAAAATGTGAAACGTGCAGTTTCCTCACCATTAACTAAACTTTTACAGTAACTCCTACTTGACATGACTTTATTGTTGGACTAATGGAAACTGTAATGGAAATTATTCTGAACTGATCAAGACAACAATGATTTCTTGAGTTTGCTGGAGCAGATCAGAAACAATAATGGTCTTCTtattaaaaatgatgttttcCATGTGCAACTCTAACCCACAGTACCTGTTCTAGTAGCAGTCCAGCCAGCTCAGAGTTAGTTTCCTTCAGTGCCTGCAACTTCTTGATCAGATCATGTCTGTCcgatggtaaaaaaataaataaataaaaagatagtGAGagctgcacacaaaaacacatttaaagtaatcattatcttttattccattttgtaaaatacacgCACGCTCTCACCCTGCATTGATCTCCAGTGTGGGCTGCAGTATCTGAGCCCTCTCTTCAGGGGTGCGAGCCAGCTGTTGGGTGCGGAGGAAGTGGCGTGCAGCACCCATTTCCAGCACTGTGATCATAGCTGGGTGGGTGTCCAGGCGTGGCGTCAGCTTGAGCCcagatgagaaaaaaagtattatgcaatgtgacatttttcagaCCAAATATAAGACCACCTTAAAGAGATctgac includes these proteins:
- the LOC117957868 gene encoding MAPK regulated corepressor interacting protein 2-like yields the protein MMYTITRGPSKLVTQRRTGPTQQLDNQINDFKHKQTSWSMPDLPAPKIVFNRPNGRKYHHPAPALPADNQQEESFTPAHKENVKFVYDAWQEMVQQEGGSKETQGAVHYEEPTPNPHVHNFVPIDLDEWWAKRFLANIDKLS